Genomic segment of Tissierella sp.:
TATCTATAAATTAAGATTATTATATAAAGACAATAATATCGAAAATCATAAATTTTGTCAATTTGTCATAGAATTAGAAATACGGATTTAAGGACAACAATATGGTATAATACATAATAAATATAGAAGAGAGATTATTAATTTCTGTGAGCTATAAATATTGTAGGCACAAGGGAGTTGATTAAAATTAGAATTAGTGATTTTGCTAAAAAACACAAGGTAACTCAAGATACTATTAGACATTACTTAGATATGGGCCTTTTAGTGACTAAAAAGGTGGGGGCTCATTATAGATTTACAGAATCAGATAGCAAAGAGATTGAAAAGATTATGGAGCTGAAACAGTTAGATTTTTCTTTACAGCAAATTCAAGAGATACTATGTTTCCGAAGGCTAGTGGGTGAACAAACAGAGGAATATAGGAAATATTGCATTTCAGTATTAGAAAATAAGCGAGAGCAAATTGAAAAAGAACAGCAAAGATTCAAGGAAATAGATCACGAATTAAATAATAGAATAATTAAATTTAAAGCAGCAAAAGCAGAAGGAAAAGAAAATTTGGGTTTACCAATGGCTTCTATGGATATATTATGCTGTCCTGATTGTAAAGGAATATTAAATATATACAATGGGACCATAGAAAAGAATATGATTATAGATGCAAATGTTAGGTGTGTATGTGACTATACTGCTATTATTGAGAATGGTATTTACATAGAAGAAAGTGCTGTAAGGGAAAAGACTATGAATGGCAAAGCAATGCCTTCCAAGAAGGAGTATTTAGATGCAGCTTCCCATAAGTTCATCAACTTTTATTATGATGGAATGGCTATGCTAATAGAAAATATTGAAAAATATAGTAAAGGACCGAAGTACATTTTAGAAATAGAAAATTGTGTTGGTAATTTCTTAATGCAATATATTAACTATTTGCCAAATGATGCTAGATATATTCTAGTAGATAATGATATAAATAGAATAGCTAAGTTGAAAAATAACTTGGAATTAGAATTTAATCATAATAATTTTATCTTCTTTTGCTGTGATATTGATAGATTACCAATTGTAAACTCATCACTTGATTTAATAATTGATCATTGGATGACTAAAAATTATGGGCTATTAAATAAAAAATTCTTGCCTAAAGTCTATTCACCTTTGTTAAAGAAGGAGGGAATCTTAGTAGGAATTTATCCGTATTTTGACATAAAGTCAAAGGATTATTATAGTCTGCCTATAGAAACTAGAGAGTATTATAATAGAGATAAATTACTGGAGAAATTGGATGATTTAGACTATATTAGAACAGAAGTTGAAACTATTGGACCAATAATTGAGAATAATCCTTATAATTTAGATATAAAGGATAAGGAACTATATTGCACTATTTATGCTGGACAAAAAAAGGAGAAATAAAAAACAATAAGTCGCTATTACAAAGCATCGGAAGTCTTGGGTATACCCCAGATTTTTTGATGCTTTGCTTAATTTAATGGTAAATACAAAGTTGACATAGGCCTATGGCGAGAATATATAATGTGATTACAGTATATTGTTAGTTTAATAACAAACTAAAAAGGAGGATTAAGTATGAAATTTAATTGGAAAAAATCAATTACTTTGCTACTGTGCTTTGTACTTATGATAAGCTTAGCTGCTTGTGCAAAAGAAACTACAAATGAAGTACCAAATGGATCAGGTACTTATAAAGCAGGTAGCTATACAGGTGTTGGAAAAGGAAACAATGGAGATGTAAAGGTGGAAGTAGTATTTGATGAAAATTCAATAGTATCAGTAAAAGTCTTAGAACATGCTGAAACAGATGGAATTAGTAATGCACCTATTGATCGTATTCCTACAGAAATTGTAGAGAATCAAACCCTAGCTGTTGATGTAATAGCAGGTGCTACAAATACATCTAATGCTATACTTTTAGCTGTAGAGGATTGCGTTAAGCAAGCAGGTGGAAATGTAGATTCCCTTAAGCTAGCTACTGATAAAAAAGATGATAATAAAACTGAGACTGAAATGTCAACAGATGTAGTTGTAATAGGTGGGGGAGGAACTGGTCTTGCTGCAGCTGCTTCAGCTCATGAACATGGTGCTGATGTTATTGTATTAGAGAAGCTGGCAACAGTAGGTGGTTCTACTGCATTATCAGGTGGTGGTATTTCTGCAACTGGTACTCGTTTCCAAAAGGAATTAGGCATTGAAGATTCCAAAGAATCTTGGATGAGTTTGTGGAAAGAAAGACAAAGTACTAGCAATCCTAATGGTAAATATCCTGATTATGATGTAGTAGATACTTTCATGGATGAAGCAATAGTAACTACACATTGGTTAGTGGATTATATAAAACATGCATATACAAAGATTGAAGGATTTGGATTTGACCCTGTAGCTCGTTTGCATTTTCCTGAAAAAGGTGGAGCTGATGTAACTAACAATATTGAAAAGTTTATTAGCGCTGAAGGAGTACAAATTCTTACAGAAACTCCAGCTACTGATTTATTAACAGATGATAGTGGAAATGTAATTGGAGTTATTGCTGAAGGTCCAGAAGGAAGAATAAAAATAAATGCTAAAAAGGTAATCTTAGCTACAGGTGGATTTGCTAAGAACGAAGAGCTATTAGAGCGTTTAGTGCCTCAAATGGCTGGAACAGCTGCTATGAGTGCTGCTTCTGTAGGCAGTACAGGAGATGGTATTATAATGGCTGAAAAACTAGGTGCTGCTTTATATGAAGAAGCTTGGGTAATTGGTCTTGGAATGGGAAGCAAGGTTCAAGAGCTAAGAGGTATTGAGTGGGATAGCACTAAGGTTCTAATCAATGAAAAAGGTGAAAGATTCATGAATGAATCTAGCCATTATGCAATTGTAACAAACAAAGTGTCTGAGCAAGAACAAGTTTGGATGTTAATAGATTCAAGCGAAGGAAATGCAAAACATGCTGAAGCCTTAAAAGGACTATTACCAAATGATGAAATTGCTACAGGTGAAACTTTTGAAGAGCTAGCTAAAGCAATGGGAGTATCAGAAGCGAATTTAGTTAATACTATGAAAGCTTTCAATGAAGGAGCTAAAACAGGAAATGATGCTTTTGGTAAACCACAAGCAATGATAGTTCCAGTTGAAACAGGATCATATTATGCAGTAAAATTTTATCCTAAGACTATGGGTACTTTTGGTGGCGTAAAAACTAATGAAAACTATCAAGTCTTAAAGGCAGATGGTTCCGTAATTAACAATCTATACGCAGGTGGAGAAGTAGCAAATAAAGTACTATACAACCAAGTATATATGTCAGGAAGTGCAGTTCAGTTTGCATTGACAAGTGGTCGTTTAGCTGGAGAGCATGCTGCAAAGGCAGTATTAGCTGGAAACTAAAATATAAATATAAAGATAAATAAAAAATAACTAAAGCTTTAGGGCTTTAGTTATTTTTATATTAATTAAGATATCTTGAAGATTTTTATACTTAATCTATTAATCCTTTTTTAGTCCATTTTCCTTTTCTATAAAAGATAGTAGTTATAATGGATCCTAGGGTCCAAGAAACCAATAGAGAAATAAAGGTTGATTCAGGCCTTCCAGTAGGATAAAGATCACTTCTTGTTAAATAAGCAAGAGTGTAAGCAACAGGTACTCTAATGACAACAGTAGTAATAAGGGAAATCCACATAGGAGTTAATGTATCTCCTGCCCCTCTCATAACACCAGCTAAACTTTGAGTTACAGCCATTGCAATATAACCTACAGCGAGAATTCTCAACATTCTCATACTCAAATCAATTAATTCCGTAGTATCTGTAAAGATGCCTATTAAATATCTACCGAAAATTAAAATACAGATTGTTATTACAGTAGATACTCCCATGGCAATTAAAGTACCATCTTTAGCGCCTTGCTTAACTCTATCGATTTTATGAGCACCAATATTTTGCCCAGTATAGGTTGTCATTGCATTTCCAAAAGAAAAATTAGGCATCATGGCAAATCCATCTACACGCATAACTATTACATTGCAAGCTATAACCATTTCGCCAAAGCTATTTGTTAGTGATTGGACAACTATCATAGCGAGGGAAAATATTGCCTGTGTTAAGCCTGATGGTAATCCTAGTTTTATAAGTCTTAGTGAAAACTCTTTATCTAATTTAAGTACTGACCAGTTTAGATCAAAGTTATCTTTCATTCTAAATAGTTTTACAAGACATAATATAGCTGATACTCCTTGTGCAATAACAGTTGCCAATGCTACTCCAGCAACACCCATGTTAAAGCCAGCAACAAACCAAATATCAAGGGCCACATTCAAAACCGTTGAAATAAGTAAAAATATAAGTGCTGATAAAGAATCACCAAGTCCACGGAGAACACCAGCAAAAATATTATAGTAAGCAAATCCTGCAATACCTACGAAGAAAATAACTAGATAGTCTGCACACCAATCTATAATGCTTTGTGGTGTCTTGAGAATAGTAAGTAAGGGTCTGGCAACTATTGGGCCTAGAATCATAATAATTATTGAAGCTATAGCCGTAAGTGATATACATACACCAATAGTATGGGACAACTTTTTCCTATCCTTAGCTCCAAAATATTGAGCTACCATTATGCTTGCACCTGTAGAGATTCCAACAAATAGAACAAGCAAGAGGTTTAATATAGGAGATGCACTACCAACTGCAGCAAGGGCATTATCGCCTACATATTTACCAACAATAATAGAATCAGCAGTATTATAAAATTGCTGAGCTATATTGCCGATTAATAGAGGGATTGTAAATTCAGTGATTCTCTTCCAAGGTGTACCCTCAGTTAAGTCTTTTGGGGCAAATAATTCCTTAAACTTCGCCATATTTTACCTCCTAATTAACTTGATAAACTATAGGCTATATATTTCGAGCCATGAAAAATATTTTATAATAATTATTATAACTTGTCAATTTATCCTTAAAATAAAAAAGTCTGGCACAAATCAAACATATGTTTGATTTGTGTATTTACTTATGTTATAATTTTCCTATAATCTTGAATTGGGGTGCAAGTATGGATATTTTAGAAAAATTAAAGATACTGTCTGATGCAGCAAAATATGATGTATCTTGTTCATCATCAGGTAGCGATAGAAAGAATACTAAAGATGGCCTAGGTATAGCAAGCTCTTCTGGTATATGCCATAGTTGGGCCGATGATGGACGATGTATATCCTTATTAAAGATTCTCATGACCAATTACTGTATATATGATTGTGTATATTGTGTTAATAGATCATCTAATGATTTACCTAGAGCTACTTTTACACCAGATGAGATAGTTGATTTAACTATGAATTTCTACAAGAGAAATTATATTGAAGGATTATTTTTAAGTGCAGCAGTCTTTAAATCTCCCAATTATACTATGGAGTTACTTCTCAAAGTAGTACAAAAGCTTAGAGAAGAAGAAAAGTTCAATGGATATATACATACAAAGGCAATACCTGGTGCAGATAAGGAAATAGTTGATAAAGTAGGTAAATATGTGGACAGAATGAGCGTAAATATTGAGTTACCCACAGAGGAAGGATTGAAGCTCCTAGCACCTCATAAGAATAAAGAAAGCATATTTACACCAATGAAATTAATAAAGACAGGAATCATGCAATCCACAGAGGAAAGAAAGATATTTCGTTCCAGTCCCAAATTTGTCCCAGCAGGCCAGACTACACAATTAATAGTAGGAGCAACCCAAGACCATGATTTAAAGATACTCAGGCTTTCAGAGGGCCTATATAATTCATATAATCTAAAAAGAGTATATTATTCTGCCTTTATACCAGTATCCAATAATCCAAAATTGCCAGTATTAAAATCCCCTCCCCTTGTAAGGGAGAATAGACTTTATCAAGCAGACTGGCTACTTAGATTTTATGGATTTCAAGCAAAGGAACTATTAGATGAAGAGAAACCTGACTTTGATTTAGCCTTAGATCCAAAATGTGATTGGGCTCTTCGCAATATTCAATTATTCCCAGTGGAAATAAATAAGGCTGACTACGACACTTTGCTTAGGGTACCAGGTATTGGAGTGAAATCAGCAATGAAGATTATCCAAGCTAGAAGATTTACATCAATAGATTTTTATGATTTAAAGAAATTAGGAATAGTATTGAAAAGAGCCCAATATTTCATTACCTGTAAGGGAAAATATTATGGTATAAAGAGTATGGATAGTGAAATAATTAGAAATCAAATAGTTGAAAAAATTCCCATGGAAAAAAACCATCACCAACTATCTCTATTCGATAAGGTATCCTTAGAGGATAAATATATTCAAATAGGAGGTCAGTTATAATGATTCAATATATTTATGATGGTAGCTTTGATGGTTTGTTGACATCAATATATGAAGCCTATTATAGGGAGGAAGATATTGACGATATAGTAGCTGAGGATAGTATGGAAGAAAATTTCTTAATAAGAAGAGTATTTATAGCCACAGAAATGGAGAAGGCTACTAAAGTATATAAGGCCATAGAGGATAAAATATCCGAAGAAAGCCTAAGGAGGGTTTTCTACAGTTATTTATCAGAACTACCAAGACATGGAAGAATTATACTTGAATATATTAGGCTAGGCTTCAAATTTGGGCCCCAGGTGGATTTGAATCTAAGCAATGATATTGTGTTGAAAATGGATAATATATATAGAAAAGTTAGCGGTGAAAGACATAGAATGCTTGGACTTGTAAGATTTAAACAGTTGGAAAATGGACTGTTTTATTCCTCCATAGAACCAGACCACAATATTGTAGGTCTTATTGCACCCTATTTTGTATCTAGGATGACCAACGAAAATTGGGTTATTCATGATGTGAAAAGGGGAATAGGTGCACTTTACAATGGCAAGGAGTGGATTATTCAGGATATAAAAATCAAAGATGATTTGCTATTAAAGGAGGAAGAAGAAGAGTATCAACAGCTATGGAAGGCATACTTTAAATCCATAGCCATAGAAACAAAAATAAATCCTAAACTACAAAAAAGATGTATGCCAATGAGGTATTGGAAACATCTAGTAGAAAAAGCATGATGACAATAAAAAAACAGCCTATATAGGATACAACTGAAAAAGTATTATTATAACGAATTTTCAGTGGCTCCTATAAAGCTGTTTTTTGTATATCTATTTAATTAAATTTCTTACAAATTGTCCTTCCTTCATAATTACTTCCATTTTTTCAACAGAAATATTATGAATATCAAGAAGAGGGTTATCCTTAAGGACGATTATATCAGCGAATTTACCTTCTTCTAATGTTCCGGTAATATTATCTACTTTCAACATTTCTGCACCATTTTTAGTTGCAGCTAATATTACTTCCATTTCTGATAAACCAGCTTTATTTAAGGCATACATTTCTGTTATAGCATATTTTCCATAAGGAGTTAAACTACTACAGAAGGAATCTGATCCTACAGTGATACGAATTCCTTTTTTATTTGCATTTTGCAAGTTATCAATTATACGATTTAATTCTTTTTCAGCAGTTGTATTGCCTGGATATTTATCGTGTATAGGTCTATAAGGCGGCTCATAGACTGTAAACCATTCAAAGAAGAATTGCAAAGTAGGGCAGAAGGTAATATCCTTTTCCTTCATTATTTCAAGGCATTCTTCATTTAATTCCTGACCATGTATAATAGAAGATACACCTGTTTTACAGGAGTTTAAAGCACCCTCATAACCTTCTGCATGGGACCATACAGGGATTCCTACCATATTGCACTCATCAACTACTGCTTGAATTTCTTCCATTGAATAATGAGTAGCAGCTTTAGCATCATACTTCCATATTCCTCCTCCTGTAGACCAAATTTTAACAGCATCTGGATTTTCACGGAGTCTTTTTCTAATAGCTTTTCTAAGTTCCCAAGGACCGTCTACTCTTTCTGCCCATGGATGTGAGTCATTGTTATATTCTAAAGGCAATTTATGAGAATCACCATGGCCTGCAGTTCTACAGAATCCGAGACCAGTTGTAACAACTCTAGGTCCAGAGATAATACCTTGTTCAATCATATTTCTAATATG
This window contains:
- a CDS encoding MerR family transcriptional regulator, with the translated sequence MIKIRISDFAKKHKVTQDTIRHYLDMGLLVTKKVGAHYRFTESDSKEIEKIMELKQLDFSLQQIQEILCFRRLVGEQTEEYRKYCISVLENKREQIEKEQQRFKEIDHELNNRIIKFKAAKAEGKENLGLPMASMDILCCPDCKGILNIYNGTIEKNMIIDANVRCVCDYTAIIENGIYIEESAVREKTMNGKAMPSKKEYLDAASHKFINFYYDGMAMLIENIEKYSKGPKYILEIENCVGNFLMQYINYLPNDARYILVDNDINRIAKLKNNLELEFNHNNFIFFCCDIDRLPIVNSSLDLIIDHWMTKNYGLLNKKFLPKVYSPLLKKEGILVGIYPYFDIKSKDYYSLPIETREYYNRDKLLEKLDDLDYIRTEVETIGPIIENNPYNLDIKDKELYCTIYAGQKKEK
- a CDS encoding FAD-dependent oxidoreductase, with protein sequence MKFNWKKSITLLLCFVLMISLAACAKETTNEVPNGSGTYKAGSYTGVGKGNNGDVKVEVVFDENSIVSVKVLEHAETDGISNAPIDRIPTEIVENQTLAVDVIAGATNTSNAILLAVEDCVKQAGGNVDSLKLATDKKDDNKTETEMSTDVVVIGGGGTGLAAAASAHEHGADVIVLEKLATVGGSTALSGGGISATGTRFQKELGIEDSKESWMSLWKERQSTSNPNGKYPDYDVVDTFMDEAIVTTHWLVDYIKHAYTKIEGFGFDPVARLHFPEKGGADVTNNIEKFISAEGVQILTETPATDLLTDDSGNVIGVIAEGPEGRIKINAKKVILATGGFAKNEELLERLVPQMAGTAAMSAASVGSTGDGIIMAEKLGAALYEEAWVIGLGMGSKVQELRGIEWDSTKVLINEKGERFMNESSHYAIVTNKVSEQEQVWMLIDSSEGNAKHAEALKGLLPNDEIATGETFEELAKAMGVSEANLVNTMKAFNEGAKTGNDAFGKPQAMIVPVETGSYYAVKFYPKTMGTFGGVKTNENYQVLKADGSVINNLYAGGEVANKVLYNQVYMSGSAVQFALTSGRLAGEHAAKAVLAGN
- a CDS encoding MATE family efflux transporter → MAKFKELFAPKDLTEGTPWKRITEFTIPLLIGNIAQQFYNTADSIIVGKYVGDNALAAVGSASPILNLLLVLFVGISTGASIMVAQYFGAKDRKKLSHTIGVCISLTAIASIIIMILGPIVARPLLTILKTPQSIIDWCADYLVIFFVGIAGFAYYNIFAGVLRGLGDSLSALIFLLISTVLNVALDIWFVAGFNMGVAGVALATVIAQGVSAILCLVKLFRMKDNFDLNWSVLKLDKEFSLRLIKLGLPSGLTQAIFSLAMIVVQSLTNSFGEMVIACNVIVMRVDGFAMMPNFSFGNAMTTYTGQNIGAHKIDRVKQGAKDGTLIAMGVSTVITICILIFGRYLIGIFTDTTELIDLSMRMLRILAVGYIAMAVTQSLAGVMRGAGDTLTPMWISLITTVVIRVPVAYTLAYLTRSDLYPTGRPESTFISLLVSWTLGSIITTIFYRKGKWTKKGLID
- a CDS encoding putative DNA modification/repair radical SAM protein; the encoded protein is MDILEKLKILSDAAKYDVSCSSSGSDRKNTKDGLGIASSSGICHSWADDGRCISLLKILMTNYCIYDCVYCVNRSSNDLPRATFTPDEIVDLTMNFYKRNYIEGLFLSAAVFKSPNYTMELLLKVVQKLREEEKFNGYIHTKAIPGADKEIVDKVGKYVDRMSVNIELPTEEGLKLLAPHKNKESIFTPMKLIKTGIMQSTEERKIFRSSPKFVPAGQTTQLIVGATQDHDLKILRLSEGLYNSYNLKRVYYSAFIPVSNNPKLPVLKSPPLVRENRLYQADWLLRFYGFQAKELLDEEKPDFDLALDPKCDWALRNIQLFPVEINKADYDTLLRVPGIGVKSAMKIIQARRFTSIDFYDLKKLGIVLKRAQYFITCKGKYYGIKSMDSEIIRNQIVEKIPMEKNHHQLSLFDKVSLEDKYIQIGGQL
- a CDS encoding TIGR03915 family putative DNA repair protein, which produces MIQYIYDGSFDGLLTSIYEAYYREEDIDDIVAEDSMEENFLIRRVFIATEMEKATKVYKAIEDKISEESLRRVFYSYLSELPRHGRIILEYIRLGFKFGPQVDLNLSNDIVLKMDNIYRKVSGERHRMLGLVRFKQLENGLFYSSIEPDHNIVGLIAPYFVSRMTNENWVIHDVKRGIGALYNGKEWIIQDIKIKDDLLLKEEEEEYQQLWKAYFKSIAIETKINPKLQKRCMPMRYWKHLVEKA
- a CDS encoding amidohydrolase family protein → MNKFIFTGGLLINGTGEVIENSMVVVEDKKIKYAGPITDTKFDGEVIDITGKTIMPGLIDSHLHFSGNLSDNDSEWVLEPVTQKTIVAVAQAKEALEHGLTTVGEISRSGIHIRNMIEQGIISGPRVVTTGLGFCRTAGHGDSHKLPLEYNNDSHPWAERVDGPWELRKAIRKRLRENPDAVKIWSTGGGIWKYDAKAATHYSMEEIQAVVDECNMVGIPVWSHAEGYEGALNSCKTGVSSIIHGQELNEECLEIMKEKDITFCPTLQFFFEWFTVYEPPYRPIHDKYPGNTTAEKELNRIIDNLQNANKKGIRITVGSDSFCSSLTPYGKYAITEMYALNKAGLSEMEVILAATKNGAEMLKVDNITGTLEEGKFADIIVLKDNPLLDIHNISVEKMEVIMKEGQFVRNLIK